The Okeanomitos corallinicola TIOX110 genome includes the window CAGATGGTTTTAGCAGCGTTTGCAGCTGGAGCAGATTCTTACTGTATCAAGACTATTAAGTTTGAGTTACTGTTAGAAGCACTGTACATGACTTATGAAGGGTATTCTTGGATTGACCCAGTAATTGCGCGGATTATTCTCAAGCATATTCGTCGTTCAGTGAATACAAAACAAAATATTACTTCCAAAGCGATTATCTCTGCTGTTGAACAGGAGCAAGTAAGTATTTTGGCAGCAGATCCATTAACAGACCGGGAAATGCAAGTATTAGAGTTAATTGTCCAAGGTTTCGGCAATCAAGAGATTGCTGACCAACTGTATATTAGTTTGGGAAGCGTAAAAGTATATGTGCGGGGTATTTTGAACAAACTTTGTGTTAGTGACCGCACTCAAGCTGCTGTTCTAGCATTGCGGGCAGGTTTACTCAATTAAGAGTGAATCATAAGCATTCAGCCGTCAGTAGTCAGTAGTCAGCTATCAGCTAGAAAGAAGAAAAGCATCAATTATCAATTGTTCATTGATAAATTGCTCTCATTAACACCGGTGTAATTTTACAAAACGAGAGCATTCTTATTATTAATTCAATCTTTCTCTAGAGAATAGCTGTTAGCGTAGCGTAGCGTGGCGTAGCCATTTACTGATTACTGATAGCTGAATACTTACTACTTACAGTTAATCTTTGAAGTCTTGAATTGCTGTTGCTGTCAAAGTATAAACAACACGACGTTTACGTTCAACATGAGTACCATTCACAGGAATTCCTTTCTTCCAAGCTGCAATAATCGCTTTCTTATCTGCTGAGTAAACTGTCTTTTCTCTACGATATTTTGCTGGTAATTTTTCTGCATCTACCAGTACATCACAACTGGGTGGATTTTCTTTAATTGTAATCCGCAATGAATTACCAATCATTTTTTCAGGTAAAATCCCTGTGGCATTTTGTTCTAAAATTGTTTCATCTAATTTCTGTCGCCACCGTTCTAGTCTTAATAGTGCTGATTGATGTACGGCTTTCAGATGTTCTAGTCGTTGCTTAATAGCTGTTATTTCTGCATCTAGTTGTAATGCTAATTCGGCTTGAATATCAACTGCTTCTGATTGTTCTTCTTGAGTTTCCCAAATGGCATTGATGATCTCAGCTTCTTCTTCAGGAGTTTGACAATTTGTTAATTGTTCCCAAAGATGAGCAGCAGTTTGGGATAGTCCGGCTAAGGATTGTTGAGCTAGTGTTATAGTCATGATTACCACTTTCCACAAGTTTGATAGTATTCTTTTTCAGTTTCAATTTGATTTAAAATAGCTAATGTACCTGTGTCTAAATCGGTATCGAAATCATGATCAAGGGATAAATTTGCAGTGTGTTTTTGTGTATGTTGATGATTTGGTTCAGGAATGGCAGTAAGTTTAGGTTTCAGTGTGGTGACACTTTCGGTTACAATTATTGTTGGTTGTTGCATTGTTTGGATTGCGTAACGCCATTAATTTGAGCGCGTTAGCGCATCTATTCAAGTTGATATGACAGTGATAATTCAATTTTTTGAGTTAACTTGGTTTCAACTATTTATAATTTCAACCTACTACTAGAATATAAGTAAGTCGGCTCGAAAAACCAAGGTATATAACCAACAAATGTAAAATCTCTGAAAGTCTCTTCTCTCTTGCCTTTTGACTTGCAATAACGACAATTTTCAACGCAAATCTACTTATGAAACTCATCAAAAAATCTGAAAAGCTCAGACAAGAAACACAAATAACAGAGGAAACAAAAGAGCCAAATCTGCAAAGTGATGTCAGTAATACAGAAAAAACAACGGTTGAAGAACATCTGAAACACGATATAAAGTTTCAAGAACCTAATTATATTCCCATACGTGATAATCCTATTGTTTTATCTGTAGGTAATACAGGATGGCAAGTGTCTGATATTTGGAAAGATATTAGATTGGATAATTTTTAATTATTACTTAATTGGTTGATTAAAAATTAAAAGGCTTTTTCTTATGTAATAAAAAAATGGATTTATGTCTAGTCCTTATTATCCAATGATTCTTTATCCACCTTTAGTAAGGCGATTAAGAAATGGTAATTCAAAACAGAAGTATCTCAAAGCTTCTTTTCAAGGCTGCATTACATTACCAGATAAAAATAGTATAGCCAAGCAAGGCGTGAGTGAAAAGGAGTTTTTTCGACATTTACTAGCGGCTTTTCCTGGAAATCTAATTTGTCAAGCGGTTGAATTTGAAATTCCCGGTTATCCTCTACATTACTCGGCTGATTTTATTTTTTATCATCATTTATCTGGGTTAGCCTTAGATATTGAAATTGATGAACCTTATATTGGAGATACAGGTAAACCTCATCACTGTATTGATGTTAGTGATGATAAAATTCGTAATCGTTTTTTCTTAGAGCGTAATTGGGGTGTAATCAGGTTTGCAGAAATTCAGGTGGTGCGTCATCCTTGGAGTTGTTG containing:
- a CDS encoding response regulator transcription factor, which encodes MENIRAAIIEDHNLTRVGISSCLNEQKNIQVVGDAENATAGLQLLQDTKPDIAIVDIGLPDMDGIALVQQFRQSVPSAKETKIIMLTSFADEQMVLAAFAAGADSYCIKTIKFELLLEALYMTYEGYSWIDPVIARIILKHIRRSVNTKQNITSKAIISAVEQEQVSILAADPLTDREMQVLELIVQGFGNQEIADQLYISLGSVKVYVRGILNKLCVSDRTQAAVLALRAGLLN
- a CDS encoding siphovirus Gp157 family protein; the encoded protein is MTITLAQQSLAGLSQTAAHLWEQLTNCQTPEEEAEIINAIWETQEEQSEAVDIQAELALQLDAEITAIKQRLEHLKAVHQSALLRLERWRQKLDETILEQNATGILPEKMIGNSLRITIKENPPSCDVLVDAEKLPAKYRREKTVYSADKKAIIAAWKKGIPVNGTHVERKRRVVYTLTATAIQDFKD